The Miscanthus floridulus cultivar M001 chromosome 7, ASM1932011v1, whole genome shotgun sequence genome includes a region encoding these proteins:
- the LOC136462889 gene encoding uncharacterized protein produces MAYVDHAFSISDEDDLVGGAIGGPRGAPVKEIAFAAALLAFGALGAIGGLLMAVNRVGGDRAHGIFFMMLGIVMFIPGFYYTRIAYYAYKGYKGFSFSNIPPI; encoded by the exons ATGGCGTACGTGGACCACGCCTTCTCCATCTCCGACGAGGACGACCTCGTCGGCGGCGCCATCGGGGGCCCGCGCGGGGCGCCCGTCAAGGAGATCGCCTtcgccgccgcgctgctcgcCTTCGGGGCGCTCGGCGCCATCGGTGGCCTGCTAATGGCCGTCAACCGCGTCGGAGGAGACCGCGCGCACG GAATTTTCTTCATGATGTTGGGCATTGTAATGTTCATCCCTGGGTTCTACTACACAAGAATCGCCTACTATGCTTACAAAGGTTACAAGGGCTTCTCTTTTTCGAACATCCCACCGATCTGA